attgggggtaaaaaaaatgagcttgtagtttgaaaaaatgaaaaaaaaattaatggacgAAATACAggccaatataaaatatatataataccaatACCGACCCAATGGCCAGTACGGTACGATATTCACAACACTACAACCAAGAACTAACAATGTGATTATGATACTTCATTAAAAGATAATTACAActactttataattaatttacaatttattttaaatcaactaATGTAATTATGACACTTcattaaaagataatttcaattttacttaACTACTATTCATTTTAAGTAGAGTAATAAACTAGTTATGGGCTAATTTTAAGCTTATCATTTTCCAGTCAACAAATGCTGATTTTTCAGGCCCTTTTAGCCAAATGCCAGTGTATCTAAATTTATGACTTTTTATCTCTTAAATTTTTTGCGTTGGAATAGTTTACAGTATATGTAAACTTATCTCCATCTTTGAAGTAATAACATTCATAgccaaaagaatattttattccaataatttaggttgaggaaaaataatagttgagatacaataatttaagtaaaaattaaattattaattaacatatggttagtatagttacaaaatatgaaaaaataaaaaaaaattattattaaaaaaataatattatatttttattttgactaatccaatatatAGTTATGACTTGAATGggtttgaatttatgaaaaaccttttagctaaattttgaagatgactttgatgaaactaatgctaatgctcttagcGGATTGAATTGATGCTTGTGGAGCTCAGAGTGATCAACTATGAacagaaggaaaatgaaaatatttttcatgaacaTCTAATTGTTTCAATGGCATCTCTAACTCTTCCCTGTACTAACATTCTAGCTACATGCATGGAATCCCAATTCATATGGAATCCATTCTCCCAGTTTCTTCTCATCTAGCAACATGATCAACTCGACAGCCGAAAGCAATCTGAATTAGCACAAACAGTATTCTCTGTGACATGCCATGCCACAGAATTCTCTGTGACAGAATTCTCGTTCCATAcagagttttgttttgaatgaACAAATGAACAAACCACTACTACTAAAACTAAAACCCAACCAATTGTCCTTTCATCGTCTCGTTCGCTCTTCGATCAACTTCAGCCCAACATATCTGCAAAAAGAAACCAACTAATTTTACGTCAACCTTTTCACAAAGCATTTTCCTTATCAATAACACCAAGTTTACAACATTTCACTTACCTTCCAAGCATCAGTACAGTGGCCTGAGGATTTGTCCCTGGCGAAACTCCAAACGTCGACCCATCAACAACTCGGAGTGCATCAATGCCAATGACCCGGAAGTCAGCATCAACCACCTTCCCCACAACGCAGCCACCGTGGTAGTGCCATATGGTACTAACTGTCCGGCGACAGAAATCTTCCATCATACGCCTGTTGGATTGATCAACAGGCAATGCAGGTCCCACGAACCTAAAATCATGACCACCGAACAAGTTCCTAAACTTGAAATTCTCCAAGGACCTGCTCCTGAGCACAGCACCAATCTTGCGTGTGCCATTCACGCAGCGTTCAAGATCAACTGGGTTGTTCAAGTAATTGAATCGAACAATTGGGTTTAACCTCACATCTATTGAGGCTAGTCTCAATGTTCCACTCGAAAGTGGCCCAACAATCTTTTCCATGAGAGTAGCCACAGTGAGATACAGAGGGGCGGATGGTGTCCGAATGAATATGGAGCGAGCGGGGGATGCAAAAGGGATGACATTGGAAGCTGCTTCGATGTACGCCCCAGATTCAGTGATGCCGACGACCTGTATCAGTGAGTGCTCCAGCGGAGTTGGGGCCACAATGGAGATACCATTTCTGGGATTATCGTAAAGGTACTGCCCAACATAGGGAAGATGACGAGCCACAGGGATTCCCCAAGACGATAGATAAGGCCGTGGACCAATGCCACTCAGCAGCAGGAGCTGTGGGCTTCCAATGGCACCGGCAGAAAGGATCACCTCGCCATGTCTGCTCAACATCGCATGGTGATACCTCCTGAAGTGATCACGATAAACAACTCCGATTGCTGATAGCCTTGAACGCGAGCGCGCTGAAGTTGAAGCCAGTACTATTCTTTCCACAGTTGCGTACACGGCCACCTGAATATTGGATGGTCTTGCGTACCTCAGGAGATCAGCGGCAGTGTGTCTCCTCCCGGTTCTATCAAAAGTCGAACCGCCAATCTTGGTTCCCACCAAGTGATCTAAACTAAACCCGTTATAGGGATCAACACCTGCTTCCAATAACCCATCTCGAATTGCCGATTGCCAATTCCTTAGCTCTGGCCTAAACACTATTTCCCTCTCAATCCACTCATAGGACTCGTTCACCACTTTAAGATCCCAATGGACACCCGATTTCTGATAAAACTCTTGATCTGCTCTGCTATAGAACCCTGCATTTATCGCACTGCTGCCACCAAGAACGCGACCTCGAGCATTGAGGACTCCTTCTTCAGATGTGAAGGCTTGGGCAGGGGAGTCGAATGCATTGTCTTCCATGAGTGTGTTCAAGAAACCTTCTTGGTTCATCAAATTGGGCTTTCCATGGGCAACACCGCCTCGCTCGAGCACTAGTACTTTATACGACTGCGATAGTGTTGCAGCCAATGGGCATCCGGCTGTGCCTCCCCCAACGATGATGTAATCATAGTAGTCTTCGGATGGGAGTTCGGTAGCATTGAACACAAACTTGAGGTAACTTGGGTCTGCACGAAAATTGGAGACAGAAATCGTGGTTAGGCCTAGTTCGATTAATATTAGTTCCCACCCTTTTCTTGCACTTTCTCAGCCACTAAACACAAGGAATGAATGATGGAGAAAATACCTTGGTTTTTAAGACAAAGTACTATTAGGTTACGCTTGCACGGAGAATTTAAACAAGGCAAGAGGAAAATTTCTATGGTTAACCAAATAGTGGCATTAGGTTCAGTTGATTAGAGAATTTCAATTTCTTTCCCTTTCATGCACTTTCTCGGCAACCCAACGGAACGAACGacttaagaaaataatagacTTTCTCAAAGGGTGAGATATGAAAACTGAAGAATAAACAGGACAGCCGTCTGTATGGTTGCCGAGAAAACTGAAGAATAAGATATGAAAACTCAATTCTGGGTCTGTCACATGCATTTTCTCCATCTTTTCCGATATTTCTCAGaaaccaaaggaaaaaaaaaaaaaagagtagacaAAATTATATAGAGGGAGAACAGGAGTAACCTTGGCGAGGCGGTTGTAGAGGTGGTCTAGCAAAAGAAACAACTGCACCAAAGAACATCAAGAGCGCAAAGTACTGTAGCCCAAAGCAAATGGGTCTAGCCATTATTGTGTTTTCTTGGTGTTTCTTGAAGGAGAGGGAATTTTCCTTGTGTTTCTTGTGAAGcgcgagagaaagagaggaaggaCTAGAAGTGGTAGAAAGGATTGGCGAAAAATTTTGGTTAAAAATTCAGTTAAATACCGTTAGACGTTATAGAGTAAGGCAAGAATCCTCTACGTCAAGGCCCGATGGGGGGcaaattcatataaatttctaGGCCTACTTTATGGCTCAATAAGAAGTATTTTGGGCCCAGGTTGGACTGGTTTGATGGAGTGGCCAGCCCATCTCTTTCTCAAATATTGAGTTCAAAACTCGATTTATTTGAGAgttggtttgaatagtgagatgagatgatcttattttagatgagtttaataaaatattatttttaatattattattattattttaaatttaaaaaaattgaattatttattatattttatataaaaatttaaaaaaattataataataaaatgagataaaataaacgAATCCAAAACGGGCCCGACTCTTCACAAGGTTGATAGTGAGTAGTAGATTTTTGAAGTGTAGAAGTTGATGTTGGGGGGAAGGGGCAAATAATTGTGCAAAAGATTTGTGACGTGGTGTGTATTTTGAGAGGCTATGATTGATTTGATGTACTTACTTCTTAACTTAGATTTTATGTTTGCACGCGTTGTCCTTACTTTGATGCTTATTTTTAGTTTAGATGATTGTCAAatgatcaaattaaataaaagaatgatatttacacttagaatatttaaattttgtgtattttgggATGCTGTAATTGCTATTGAAAATATCGAGCTTTTGTAtgcattttgtctttttttttttttttttttgcaacattTTTATTcgtatatttaaaacaaatacaaaaaataaaaaacacaatactaaaaaataatagcaaatgctaaaaaaaacacacaatcGGTGATAGGGCTGaaaaaccgaccggtcggttcggttttgggcccaaaccgagaccgaccggtcggtttgTTAGAGCCTCAAAACCGGCCGAAACTGACCGAATGAGGGTATGAAAACCGACCGGTTCGGTTACCGGCCGGTTCACGGTCGGTTTGTCGGGTTTGGGCCGGTTTGGGCCACTGTGTTTGGGCCGGTTTTGGCactgtttgggccattttaagacccaattcaacctctttttcagctcattttgttattcaaaatcatctactacaaagacttttttttttccaaaatttttaaaattaattaattaaatcaatttctttttaattttaatcatgccatgcatatattattagtaactaataactattaactagtaactactacatatatactacttatattttataatcttattatcttatatactaaattattaattactagataaataaaaaaaactccactagatgtttaatacacattacaaacaaaattaaattgtcttaagcaacaaataacaattgtttttgaataaaactcaaaaaatcttcattcttcagtctgcagtcttcgactcttcaatcatcaatagttgtgatgtatgatgctcctaactctataagaaaacaccaaataatcaaattatcaatattaataaattaggataatgaaaacaaattaaattaaataataaaaataaatgaatatggaattgaatgagaaaaagttaaaaacacattaccagattctactacaaagctctcaacattatccatggagtctcgaatatcaattggcgttgacggatgtcgcaaccaattctgagtacaaataagtgcctcaacagttcttggagccaaggaactccgaaaaggatcaag
Above is a genomic segment from Juglans microcarpa x Juglans regia isolate MS1-56 chromosome 1D, Jm3101_v1.0, whole genome shotgun sequence containing:
- the LOC121257623 gene encoding (R)-mandelonitrile lyase-like, whose protein sequence is MARPICFGLQYFALLMFFGAVVSFARPPLQPPRQDPSYLKFVFNATELPSEDYYDYIIVGGGTAGCPLAATLSQSYKVLVLERGGVAHGKPNLMNQEGFLNTLMEDNAFDSPAQAFTSEEGVLNARGRVLGGSSAINAGFYSRADQEFYQKSGVHWDLKVVNESYEWIEREIVFRPELRNWQSAIRDGLLEAGVDPYNGFSLDHLVGTKIGGSTFDRTGRRHTAADLLRYARPSNIQVAVYATVERIVLASTSARSRSRLSAIGVVYRDHFRRYHHAMLSRHGEVILSAGAIGSPQLLLLSGIGPRPYLSSWGIPVARHLPYVGQYLYDNPRNGISIVAPTPLEHSLIQVVGITESGAYIEAASNVIPFASPARSIFIRTPSAPLYLTVATLMEKIVGPLSSGTLRLASIDVRLNPIVRFNYLNNPVDLERCVNGTRKIGAVLRSRSLENFKFRNLFGGHDFRFVGPALPVDQSNRRMMEDFCRRTVSTIWHYHGGCVVGKVVDADFRVIGIDALRVVDGSTFGVSPGTNPQATVLMLGRYVGLKLIEERTRR